The Acidovorax sp. RAC01 genomic sequence GTGGCCAGCGCCCGGTACACCGCGGGCAGGTCACCACCGGTGCCCACGAATACCTCAGCCAGCCGCTGCACCAGCGCCGCAGGCGGGTCGTCCGCCACAAAATGCCGCGCGAGCTTTGTGGCAATGTGCCGCGCCGTGGCCGGGCTGTTGGCGATGTCATGCAGGATGTCCAGCGCCTGCTGCTCGCCGTCTTCGGCATAGGAGCGGCCCAGCACGGTGCGCGCCCCCGGCTCGTGCAGGCCCGGCACAAACCGGAACGTGGCGCCCGGGGCATTGCCTGCACCGCGCTCGCTGTCGCCAGGCAGCGTCCAGCCGGTCAGGGCCCGCGCAAATTCGGTCACGTCGGCCTGGCTGTAGCCGCTGCGCACGCCCAGTGTGTGCAGCTCCAGGATCTCGCGGGCCAGGTTTTCATTGAGGCCACGATTGCGCTGCGTGTCGCGGCTTGCGGACCGGCGTCCGGCGAGGCTCTGCGGCCCTATCGACTGGGCCTGGTCCAGGTACAGCAGCATGGCCGGGTGCCGCACGGCCGCCAGCAGCAGGTCTTCAAAGCGCCCCAGCACGTTCGGCCGGATGGCATCGGCCTCCAGGCTGCCCGCCATGGCCACCACCAGCACCTTGTCGACCGACACCGCAAAGTGGTTGGCCCAGAAGTGCACCAGCCGCTCCACAAAGGGGGTGCGCGTCTGCAGTGCCTGGTCCGTGCGTGCGCCCACTGCGGCCAGATACTCGTCCCGCCCGCGACGCAAGTAGGCCTCGCGGATACCCGCGCGTTCGCCTTCGGGAGCCTGCCGCACGGCGCGCTGCTGGGTCAGCCACACCTCGACCAGATCAGGGGCGCGCGCCAGGGGTTGCAAGAGCGCAGGCCGTGTTTCGTAAGCATCGAGCTGGGCCAGCAGCCACCGGCCCGGGTCGTCAGGCACCGGGTCACCGGGGCGTGCCCCCAGTCCAAAACGGTTCAGGGCAATCGACGGTGCGTGGGCTGAGGTGCGCATGGGGTGGATTCTGGCCGGCCGGGGTGCGCACGGTGTGTACCCGGCTTGGCTGGCTTGTATCGCGCGGGTAAAGCCTGCCGCTGCGTGGGCGCGTCAGCCCACGCAGCGGTGTCACCACGGCAGGTTCTGGCCGGTGTACGCGTGAAAGCTGCCGGTCTGCTCCACGCCCAGGCCGTCGAGCACGCCCAGCATGTCGGCCGCGGCCTGCGCCGCATCGCGGCCGATCTCTGCACCGTTGAACGGGGCTGACAGCGCAGACGTGACGGTGCCGGGGTGCAGCGCCACCAGCACCGCCTGCGGGTGCGTGCGGGCCACTTCGATCGACGCCGTCTTGAGCAGCATGTTGAGCGCTGCCTTGGAAGCCC encodes the following:
- a CDS encoding DUF1800 domain-containing protein gives rise to the protein MRTSAHAPSIALNRFGLGARPGDPVPDDPGRWLLAQLDAYETRPALLQPLARAPDLVEVWLTQQRAVRQAPEGERAGIREAYLRRGRDEYLAAVGARTDQALQTRTPFVERLVHFWANHFAVSVDKVLVVAMAGSLEADAIRPNVLGRFEDLLLAAVRHPAMLLYLDQAQSIGPQSLAGRRSASRDTQRNRGLNENLAREILELHTLGVRSGYSQADVTEFARALTGWTLPGDSERGAGNAPGATFRFVPGLHEPGARTVLGRSYAEDGEQQALDILHDIANSPATARHIATKLARHFVADDPPAALVQRLAEVFVGTGGDLPAVYRALATAPEAWEAAQPKFKSPWDWGVSSLRALGRTHLPPAQAAALMNQLGQPVWRPGSPAGYDDLAATWAAPDALLRRVEVAQRLAGQTGDAVDARALAPQLLPGTLSRATADAIARAESGRTALALMLVSPEFLRR